The segment CTTGTGCGATAAGGAGCTATCACACAACCAGCCAACATCCGTTGGGCGGCGATGTTTAGTATATAAGAAGGTCAGGCAAGAACGTACCGTATCCAGTGTCAAGATGAAATCGTTCGTGCTTCTAGTAGCTCTGTTTGCCGCGGCCAGCGCCAACATCGACATCGATTGGTCGAAGGTTCGACCGATCGAGGAGTTCGATCACTACTGGGAGCGTCTGCCGGCGGAGATGCAGATCTACCGTAAGATGCTTCCGTCGCACCGTATCGTCAACGGTCAGGAGGCGACGCCCGGTCAGTTTCCGTACCAGATCGCTCTGCTGAGTGAGTTCGTGATCACGAGCGGCCTGTGCGGAGGTTCGGTTCTCACCAACAACTTCATCCTGACTGCTGCTCACTGCGTTGTCGGAACGGCCGGTATTCTGGCGTCCGGTGGTACTGCCATCATCGGTGCCCATGATCGCAGCACCGTGGAGCCAAGCCAGCAGCGCATCCGGTTCTCGGGCCCGGGAGTAATTCCCCATCCGTTCTACACCTCAGCCAACATCCGTAACGATATTGCCTTGGTGCGTCTGGATACTCCAATCGTCTTCAACGCCCGCGTTCAGCCAGTGCGTCTGCCCGCCCGTTCGGACTCTCGCCAGTTCGGAGGATTCCTTGGAACCGTGTCCGGATTCGGACGTACGTCCGATGCTAGCCAGGCTACCTCGAATGTCGTGATGTTCACGACCAACCCGATCATGACCAACGCTGACTGTATTGCCAGCTGGAACGCTGTGCTGATCGAGCCTCAGAACGTGTGCCTGAGCGGAGAGGGTGGTCGCTCGGCCTGCAACGGAGACTCTGGTGGCCCGCTGGCCGTTCAGGAAGGTGGAAGCCTTCAGATTGGTGTGGTGTCGTTCGGATCTGCTGCTGGTTGTGCCGTCGGTATGCCGTCGGTGTACGCCCGTGTGTCGTTCTTCCTGGGATGGATCGAGGCCAACTCGGACTTTGTGGCGACTGCTTAAATCTGAATGATCTGCGATATGAGTTGCTTAAGGGTAACATGTAAATAAAAGCTTAGCCTCTAACTTGAATTGTCTAAAATTTTGCTGCTCATTCTATTGTGATGTtgaatggaaaagttttccccctGGATTCAAAATacctcaaagtatgcaatagcTGTTTCAATCTAAAGCTATGAGCAGGTCAGTTAAACCGATGGGAATTTGGTTGTATTTCGTGTTGGATTGTTGGGAGCTTGAGAGCTACCAGGGAGCCTTACCTTGATAAATTGAAGGATATGTGCTCTTCTATTCCAAACGGATGTTCTGGACCCTACTCGATTTCACTAGCAGAACGAGTGAGTCGGATGAGTCAAAATGAGTGAGGCGGAGAAGCAAAGGCTCATGTCaatgagagagagcgagaaagagagaaggaggATTTTATCACTCTGCCCCCACCATGAAGCACTGACCTCACAAAGTAGCTCTTCGCACTCTTCGAGCTCTTCATCCTCACGAGGTAGCTCTTTGACCTCTTGAAGCTCTTCGCTAGCAGCGAGCGCGGAGCTATCGGAAGGCTTCGTCTCTTAAATGTAAGCGAGCAGCTGCTTGGACTAGGTAGCTTGCGACCTTGGTAAGACCACTTGATAAAGTCCGTTGGAATATGTCCCTTGAACGAGACTCCTTGGAATAGGCTCTTTCGAggaggccccttggactaggatCCTTGGACTAGGTCCCTTCGATTAGGCCTCTTGAGATACATCCCTTGGTATAACCCTTTGGAAtaggctccttggactaggcccctttgAATAGAACCCTTCGATTAGCCTCTTTGCACTAGGTCCCAAGGGCTAGACCTCTGGGACTAGGTCCCTCGGAATAGGCAAGTGACCTAGAAAAGGTCCCACCTTGTCGAAATCTTACTAACgcacgcctaaaagtatgcaatacatttttaaatgcaaaCTTATTCCGTCAGAACTTTTAAGCTCCCTATCGATTGTTCCGCCTGACTGTTTCCAGGCTAAAGGAACCAATACAGTTCGAAGACTGTTACTAAAGTATGTCTAAACTAGctacaaaccaaacaaagaaTCAAAAAAAGATTACATTGTAAATTTTAGTCACTTTTATTCATTATCCTTTTGCGAAGCGATTTATGCACGAGCAACGAAGTCCGAGTTGGCCTCGATCCATCCCAGGAAGAACGACACACGGGCGTACACTGACGGCATACCGATCGAGCAACCGCCAGCAGATCCGAACGACACAACACCGATCTGGAGGCTTCCACCGTCCTGGACGGCCAGCGGACCACCGGAGTCACCGTTGCAGGCCGAGCGACCACCCTCTCCGCTCAGGCACACGTTCTGTGGCTGGATCAGGGCAGTGTTCCAGCGAGCAATACAGTCAGCGTTGGTCATGACCGGGTTGCTGGTGAACCTGACCACAGCAGAGGTAGCCTGGCTGCCGTCCGACGTACGTCCGAATCCGGACACAGTGCCGGTGAATCCTCCGAACTGACGAGTATCCGAGCGAGCAGGCAGACGAGCCGGCTGGACGCGGGCGTTGAAGACGATCGGAGCATCCAGACGGACCACAGCAATATCGTTACGGATGTTGGTGGTCGTGTACTGCGGATGGCGGACGATGCCTCCGGTCGAGAAACGGATGCGCTGCTGGGTAGTCTCCTGGACGTTACGGTTGTGGGCACCCATGATGGCAGTACCACCGCGGGCCAGAGTCGTCGTACCGGACACGACGCAGTGAGCAGCAGTCAGGATGTAGTTGTTGGTCAAGACGGATCCTCCGCATAGACCGGTTCCAGTCAAGAACTCGCTCAGCAGAGCGATCTGGTACGGGAACTGACCGGGGGTCGCCTCCTGGCCGTTGACAATACGGTGGGACGGCAGCATCTTACGGTAGATCTGCATCTCCGCCGGCAGACGCTCCCAGTAGTGATCGAACTCCTCGATCGGTCGAACCTTCGACCAATCGATGTCGATCCATTCGGCGCTGGCAACGGCCAGAAGTCCCACAAGAAGCGCGAAGGTTTTCATCTTGACACACCACAACGTTAAGTGAACTATTGGGCACGGCATGGTGCTTTTATACCTTCAATTGCTATACAATTCTTATCCAATTAACACCGATAGTTACATCC is part of the Anopheles stephensi strain Indian unplaced genomic scaffold, UCI_ANSTEP_V1.0 ucontig283, whole genome shotgun sequence genome and harbors:
- the LOC118516369 gene encoding brachyurin-like; the protein is MKSFVLLVALFAAASANIDIDWSKVRPIEEFDHYWERLPAEMQIYRKMLPSHRIVNGQEATPGQFPYQIALLSEFVITSGLCGGSVLTNNFILTAAHCVVGTAGILASGGTAIIGAHDRSTVEPSQQRIRFSGPGVIPHPFYTSANIRNDIALVRLDTPIVFNARVQPVRLPARSDSRQFGGFLGTVSGFGRTSDASQATSNVVMFTTNPIMTNADCIASWNAVLIEPQNVCLSGEGGRSACNGDSGGPLAVQEGGSLQIGVVSFGSAAGCAVGMPSVYARVSFFLGWIEANSDFVATA